One Egicoccus halophilus genomic region harbors:
- a CDS encoding YdeI/OmpD-associated family protein, protein MPTDSGVGAGATSTGRVPPSASVHPPTWRFDYPIFHVECREDWRAWLAENHARERGVWLCTWKPATGRPALPYPAAVEEAICFGWIDSTAASLDDQRRLQLMTPRRPRSGWTRLNRRRVAEQEAIGRMTDAGRRAVEVARANGWWTRMDPVEDLIEPADLGAALDAQPVARVAWDGFPPSARKRMLWWLVTAAKPQTRARRVARIVEDAGAGRRAQG, encoded by the coding sequence GTGCCCACCGACTCCGGCGTGGGTGCGGGAGCGACGTCGACCGGTCGGGTGCCGCCGAGCGCGTCGGTGCATCCGCCGACCTGGCGGTTCGACTACCCGATCTTCCACGTCGAGTGCCGCGAGGACTGGCGGGCCTGGCTCGCGGAGAACCACGCGCGCGAGCGGGGTGTGTGGTTGTGCACCTGGAAGCCAGCGACCGGGCGGCCGGCGCTGCCCTACCCGGCGGCCGTCGAGGAGGCGATCTGCTTCGGCTGGATCGACTCGACCGCGGCGAGCCTGGACGATCAGCGGCGGCTGCAGTTGATGACGCCGCGCCGGCCGCGCAGCGGCTGGACCCGCCTCAACCGTCGTCGCGTCGCCGAACAGGAGGCGATCGGACGGATGACCGACGCCGGCCGTCGCGCCGTGGAGGTCGCCCGGGCCAACGGGTGGTGGACCCGCATGGACCCGGTCGAGGACCTGATCGAGCCCGCCGACCTCGGGGCGGCGCTCGACGCACAGCCGGTGGCCCGCGTCGCCTGGGACGGATTCCCACCCTCGGCGCGCAAGCGGATGCTGTGGTGGCTCGTCACCGCCGCGAAGCCGCAGACCCGCGCCCGGCGGGTGGCCCGGATCGTCGAGGACGCGGGGGCGGGTCGCCGCGCGCAGGGCTGA
- a CDS encoding cation-translocating P-type ATPase: protein MTSPVSPPVSPSVTGAPEPHARAAADVARALGVDPTTGLSDDEAGRRLVASGPNRLAAPPRPSRLARFAAQFRSLLILILVVAAGLAALVGETKDAIVVGVVLLLNATLGYVQEGRAQRSMDALSAMLTTRARVRRDGRLLEVDGTEVVPGDLVLLDAGDRVPADGRLWHATGLAADESSLTGEAVAADKAVAPVDADAPVADRDSMLWTNTTVVRGRAELLVTATGMATRVGQVARLLAEAAPRPTPLQEQIEALGRRLAVIAGVAVVAVLLLSLARGEAPGAAAMDAIALAIAAVPEGLPAVVTVTLAVGTAGMARRRAIVRRLSSVETLGSATVVCTDKTGTLTRNQMTARVLWHAGERFAVEGDGVAGGGRLVGLPAGGATVGFDAMVRANDADVRGGVVVGDPTEVALLVLAERAGADLAVLRSRPRVAELPFDAARKYMATLHADDAGDGGLLHVKGAPDVVLPRCGAVVGPNGIVSLDAAWRERILAATDELAGRGMRTLAVASRHLDVPLDADADVEALVEELVFASLVGIVDPPRPGVAEAVATAQRAGIAVKMITGDHPATATAIAAELGIPGRTVTGVELDRMDDDELEASVEDIGVCARVAPEHKVRIVRALQQRGHVTAMTGDGVNDAPALERADIGVAMGIAGTEVTKQAADVVLADDDFTTIVAAVERGRAIYDNIVAFVRFQLATNIGAILTILVGRLAGLPTVFTAVQLLWVNLIMDGPPALALGVDPAHPDTMRRPPRDRRTQILDRQRLGRLLLSGGVMAAGTLGVFGWTLRTSGDEAVAGTLAFTTFVLFQFGNALNARAERTTVFSRHTLRNRHLWVALAVVLALQVLAVQVPVVGQFVGTVPLTARAWAVAAAVATTVVIVEEVRKLLHRR from the coding sequence ATGACCTCGCCCGTCTCCCCGCCCGTCTCTCCGTCCGTCACCGGGGCCCCCGAGCCGCACGCGCGCGCCGCGGCCGACGTCGCCCGTGCGCTCGGCGTGGACCCCACCACCGGCCTGTCCGACGACGAGGCCGGCCGGCGGCTCGTCGCCAGTGGGCCGAACCGTCTCGCCGCCCCGCCGCGCCCGTCGCGACTGGCCCGCTTCGCCGCCCAGTTCCGCAGCCTGCTGATCCTGATCCTCGTGGTCGCCGCCGGGCTCGCGGCGCTGGTCGGGGAGACCAAGGACGCGATCGTCGTCGGGGTCGTCCTGCTCCTCAACGCGACGCTCGGCTACGTCCAGGAGGGCCGTGCCCAGCGCAGCATGGACGCGCTGTCGGCGATGCTCACCACGCGGGCCCGCGTCCGCCGCGACGGACGGCTGCTGGAGGTCGACGGCACCGAGGTCGTGCCCGGCGACCTTGTGCTGCTCGACGCGGGGGACCGCGTGCCCGCCGACGGTCGGCTGTGGCACGCCACCGGACTCGCCGCCGACGAGTCGTCGCTGACGGGTGAGGCGGTCGCCGCCGACAAGGCCGTCGCGCCGGTCGACGCCGACGCGCCGGTCGCCGACCGCGACAGCATGCTGTGGACGAACACCACGGTGGTGCGCGGCCGGGCGGAGCTGCTGGTGACCGCCACCGGCATGGCGACCCGCGTCGGGCAGGTGGCCCGCCTGCTGGCCGAGGCCGCACCGCGCCCGACGCCGCTGCAGGAGCAGATCGAGGCGCTCGGCCGGCGGCTGGCCGTTATTGCCGGCGTCGCCGTCGTGGCGGTGCTGCTGCTGTCGCTGGCCCGCGGCGAGGCCCCCGGCGCCGCCGCCATGGACGCCATCGCGCTGGCCATCGCCGCCGTGCCCGAAGGGCTGCCGGCGGTCGTGACGGTCACGCTCGCGGTCGGCACCGCCGGCATGGCGCGCCGGCGGGCGATCGTCCGGCGGCTGTCGTCGGTCGAGACGCTCGGGTCGGCGACCGTGGTCTGCACCGACAAGACCGGCACCCTGACCCGCAACCAGATGACCGCACGCGTGCTGTGGCACGCGGGTGAACGCTTCGCGGTCGAGGGTGACGGGGTCGCGGGCGGGGGACGGCTCGTGGGGCTGCCCGCCGGTGGCGCGACGGTGGGCTTCGACGCGATGGTGCGGGCCAACGACGCCGACGTCCGCGGCGGCGTCGTCGTCGGTGACCCGACCGAGGTGGCCCTGCTGGTGCTGGCGGAGCGGGCCGGCGCGGACCTCGCCGTCCTGCGGTCGCGTCCCCGCGTGGCGGAGCTGCCCTTCGACGCCGCCCGCAAGTACATGGCGACCCTCCACGCCGACGACGCCGGGGACGGCGGCCTGCTGCACGTCAAGGGCGCGCCCGACGTGGTGCTGCCGCGGTGCGGGGCCGTGGTCGGCCCGAACGGGATCGTGTCGCTCGACGCCGCCTGGCGCGAACGGATCCTCGCGGCGACCGACGAGCTCGCCGGTCGCGGGATGCGCACCCTCGCGGTCGCCAGCCGCCACCTCGACGTCCCCCTCGACGCGGACGCCGACGTCGAGGCGCTGGTCGAGGAGCTGGTGTTCGCCTCCCTCGTCGGCATCGTCGACCCGCCGCGTCCCGGTGTGGCCGAGGCGGTCGCGACCGCCCAGCGCGCCGGTATCGCGGTGAAGATGATCACCGGGGACCACCCCGCGACCGCGACCGCCATCGCCGCCGAGCTCGGCATCCCCGGCCGCACGGTGACCGGCGTCGAGCTCGACCGGATGGACGACGACGAGCTCGAGGCCAGCGTCGAGGACATCGGGGTGTGCGCCCGGGTCGCTCCCGAGCACAAGGTCCGCATCGTGCGGGCCCTGCAGCAGCGCGGCCACGTCACGGCCATGACCGGCGACGGCGTGAACGACGCGCCGGCGCTCGAGCGGGCCGACATCGGCGTCGCGATGGGCATCGCCGGCACCGAGGTCACCAAGCAGGCCGCCGACGTGGTCCTCGCCGACGACGACTTCACCACCATCGTCGCCGCGGTCGAGCGTGGCCGGGCCATCTACGACAACATCGTCGCGTTCGTGCGGTTCCAGCTCGCGACCAACATCGGCGCGATCCTCACGATCCTCGTCGGACGCCTCGCCGGGCTGCCGACGGTCTTCACGGCCGTGCAACTGCTGTGGGTGAACCTGATCATGGACGGCCCGCCGGCCCTGGCGCTGGGCGTCGACCCGGCGCATCCCGACACCATGCGGCGGCCGCCCCGGGACCGTCGGACACAGATCCTCGACCGGCAGCGGCTCGGCCGGTTGCTGCTCAGCGGCGGCGTCATGGCCGCCGGCACGCTCGGTGTGTTCGGCTGGACCCTGCGGACCTCGGGCGACGAGGCGGTCGCGGGCACGCTGGCCTTCACCACCTTCGTGCTGTTCCAGTTCGGCAACGCCCTCAACGCCCGCGCCGAGCGGACCACCGTCTTCTCGCGCCACACCCTGCGCAACCGGCACCTGTGGGTCGCACTGGCCGTGGTCCTGGCGCTGCAGGTCCTCGCCGTCCAGGTGCCGGTCGTCGGCCAGTTCGTCGGGACGGTGCCGCTGACGGCGCGCGCGTGGGCGGTGGCCGCCGCGGTGGCCACCACGGTGGTGATCGTCGAGGAGGTGCGCAAGCTGCTGCACCGCCGATGA
- a CDS encoding DNA glycosylase AlkZ-like family protein: MDVSRARVLRFRATQQGLAGDGAGVGSEPGDHAGADAAVLDLGVQDTGGPGAARWALSLRGSAVDDDALVLAWTLRGAPHAYRRGEVATVAAATAPYDEADARKRIFDAARPLRQAGIPVLDALRTVAGHLRDIVDEPRAKGEVSAELTRRLPAPYLRTCRPCQAVHIHEQPFRLAALPAGLELEPGTSPPVLRRLEGWEGPASEVPGRLDPIRAAVHLLGPTTAQLVASYLDAPVRTVKAHWPPDTLPVTVDGERREILEADRNLLADPPGDDTVRLLGAFDPWLQARDRELLVPDAAARRDLWRVLGRPGALLIGAEAVGSWRPRSSGATLRLQVVRWDGGGRPVGLDAAAEALAAHRGQRFGGYVET; encoded by the coding sequence ATGGACGTCTCCCGTGCGCGCGTGCTGCGATTCCGGGCCACCCAGCAGGGGCTGGCCGGGGACGGTGCCGGCGTGGGGTCGGAGCCGGGCGACCACGCCGGCGCCGACGCCGCGGTGCTCGACCTCGGCGTGCAGGACACCGGCGGGCCGGGTGCCGCACGCTGGGCACTGTCGCTGCGCGGCTCGGCGGTCGACGACGACGCGCTCGTACTGGCCTGGACGCTCCGAGGCGCGCCGCACGCCTACCGTCGCGGGGAGGTCGCCACGGTCGCCGCGGCCACGGCCCCCTACGACGAGGCCGACGCCCGCAAGCGGATCTTCGACGCTGCTCGGCCGCTGCGCCAGGCCGGCATCCCCGTGCTCGACGCGCTGCGGACGGTCGCCGGGCACCTGCGCGACATCGTCGACGAACCCCGTGCGAAGGGCGAGGTCTCCGCCGAACTCACCCGCCGCCTGCCTGCGCCCTACCTTCGGACGTGCCGGCCGTGCCAGGCGGTGCACATTCACGAGCAGCCGTTCCGGCTCGCGGCGTTGCCGGCCGGGCTCGAACTGGAGCCCGGCACGTCCCCGCCGGTGCTGCGCCGGCTCGAGGGCTGGGAGGGTCCGGCCAGCGAGGTCCCGGGGCGGCTGGACCCGATCCGTGCCGCGGTCCACCTGCTCGGACCCACCACAGCGCAACTCGTGGCCAGCTACCTCGACGCGCCCGTGCGCACCGTGAAGGCACACTGGCCACCGGACACCCTGCCGGTCACCGTCGACGGTGAGCGGCGGGAGATCCTGGAGGCCGACCGGAACCTGCTCGCCGACCCGCCCGGCGACGACACCGTCCGCCTGCTCGGCGCGTTCGACCCGTGGCTGCAGGCGCGCGATCGCGAGCTGCTCGTCCCGGACGCCGCAGCCCGAAGGGACCTGTGGCGGGTGCTCGGCCGCCCGGGCGCCCTGCTGATCGGCGCCGAGGCCGTCGGCAGCTGGCGTCCGCGGTCGAGCGGCGCGACGCTGCGGTTGCAGGTGGTGCGGTGGGACGGTGGCGGGCGGCCGGTCGGGCTCGACGCGGCCGCCGAGGCGCTGGCGGCGCACCGCGGCCAGCGCTTCGGAGGCTATGTCGAGACGTGA
- a CDS encoding fatty acid desaturase family protein produces MTTLQRKPVDPTAHLSEEDIEALGRELDAIRANVMDSRGERDAAYIRKVIEVQRTLELGSRAVLLFSLFPPAWLAGTAGLSLAKILENMEIGHNVMHGQWDWMRDPKIHSTTWEWDNVAPAEMWKHSHNELHHTYTNVIGRDNDLGYGIMRVDEDQPWSPFYLAQPLWNLVNACIFQYGIAAYDLEVGKYLKGRKDAAEFRTQAKKVLRKVRRHFVRDYVVHPLLSGPAAVTTVAANLTANLARNLWTHSVIMCGHFPEGVETFEKTSIEGETRGEWYLRQMLGAANISGGPLLHILTGNLSYQIEHHLFPDMPSNRYQEISPKIQDLFERYGLRYVSGPLPRQVASAWAKVIRLSLPNDALERLGLAGRDAADAPLAAVPSAA; encoded by the coding sequence ATGACCACCCTGCAACGCAAGCCCGTCGACCCGACCGCCCACCTGAGCGAGGAGGACATCGAGGCGCTGGGCCGGGAGCTCGACGCGATCCGCGCCAACGTGATGGACAGCCGGGGCGAGCGCGACGCGGCCTACATCCGCAAGGTCATCGAGGTGCAGCGCACCCTCGAGCTCGGCAGTCGGGCCGTGCTGCTGTTCTCGCTGTTCCCGCCGGCGTGGCTGGCCGGCACCGCCGGGCTGTCGCTGGCGAAGATCCTCGAGAACATGGAGATCGGCCACAACGTCATGCACGGCCAGTGGGACTGGATGCGTGACCCGAAGATCCACTCGACCACCTGGGAGTGGGACAACGTCGCGCCGGCGGAGATGTGGAAGCACTCACACAACGAGCTGCACCACACCTACACCAACGTGATCGGACGGGACAACGACCTCGGCTACGGCATCATGCGGGTCGACGAGGACCAGCCCTGGAGCCCGTTCTACCTCGCGCAGCCGCTGTGGAACCTCGTCAACGCCTGCATCTTCCAGTACGGCATCGCCGCCTATGACCTCGAGGTCGGCAAGTACCTCAAGGGGCGCAAGGACGCAGCCGAGTTCCGCACCCAGGCCAAGAAGGTGTTGCGCAAGGTCCGCCGACACTTCGTGCGCGACTACGTCGTCCATCCGCTGCTGTCTGGTCCCGCGGCCGTCACGACCGTCGCGGCGAACCTGACCGCCAACCTCGCGCGCAACCTGTGGACCCACTCGGTCATCATGTGCGGTCACTTCCCCGAAGGCGTCGAGACGTTCGAGAAGACCTCGATCGAGGGCGAGACCCGCGGCGAGTGGTACCTGCGCCAGATGCTCGGTGCCGCCAACATCAGCGGTGGGCCGCTGCTGCACATCCTGACCGGCAACCTGTCCTACCAGATCGAGCACCACCTGTTCCCGGACATGCCGAGCAACCGGTACCAGGAGATCTCGCCCAAGATCCAGGACCTGTTCGAGCGCTATGGGCTGCGCTACGTGTCCGGGCCGCTGCCGCGCCAGGTCGCGTCGGCCTGGGCGAAGGTGATCCGCCTGTCGTTGCCCAACGACGCCCTCGAGCGCCTCGGTCTCGCCGGCCGGGACGCCGCCGACGCGCCGCTCGCGGCCGTGCCCTCGGCGGCCTGA
- a CDS encoding ferredoxin reductase, with amino-acid sequence MLRPTTMPSFTDRLTRAASRVVQVAATPLAPADYLELFDRLHPALGLRARVVSVDPETRDAATVVLRPGRGWRPHVPGQYVRLGVDVEGVRHWRTYSLTSPPDRDDGCISVTVETVPDGVVSNHLVRRTRPGTVVQLELATGEFVLPSVTPPRTLFVTAGSGITPVMGILRSRLDDLDDVVVVHATSTPERAIFGGELRAMAAAGRLRLVEHVTRREGRLDPAGLTRLVPDLHERETWACGPGALLDVLEEHWDAAGIPERLHLERFRPGTVVTGEGGTVHFRRSGQDVEADGATPLLEAGEAAGVLMPSGCRMGICFGCVVPLREGAVRDLRTGELTVTTAGDEPPMVQTCVNAAAATCSFDL; translated from the coding sequence ATGTTGCGTCCCACCACCATGCCGTCGTTCACCGACCGCCTGACCCGTGCCGCGTCACGGGTCGTCCAGGTCGCGGCCACGCCGTTGGCTCCGGCCGACTACCTCGAGCTCTTCGACCGGCTGCACCCCGCGCTGGGGTTGCGGGCCCGGGTCGTGTCCGTCGACCCCGAGACCCGCGACGCCGCCACCGTGGTGCTGCGTCCCGGGCGCGGCTGGCGCCCCCACGTCCCGGGCCAGTACGTCCGCCTCGGCGTGGACGTCGAGGGCGTGCGGCACTGGCGGACCTACTCACTGACCTCGCCGCCCGACCGCGACGACGGCTGCATCAGTGTCACGGTCGAGACCGTTCCCGACGGCGTGGTCAGCAATCACCTCGTGCGGCGGACCCGCCCCGGCACGGTGGTCCAGCTCGAGCTCGCCACCGGCGAGTTCGTCCTGCCGTCCGTCACCCCACCGCGGACGCTGTTCGTCACGGCCGGCAGCGGCATCACGCCGGTCATGGGCATCCTGCGCAGCCGCCTCGACGACCTCGACGACGTCGTGGTGGTGCACGCGACCTCGACACCGGAGCGGGCCATCTTCGGTGGCGAGCTGCGGGCGATGGCGGCGGCCGGCCGGTTGCGGTTGGTCGAGCACGTCACCCGCCGCGAGGGTCGCCTCGACCCGGCTGGCCTGACCCGGCTCGTGCCGGACCTGCACGAGCGCGAGACCTGGGCGTGCGGCCCCGGTGCGCTCCTCGACGTCCTCGAGGAACACTGGGACGCTGCTGGTATCCCCGAGCGCCTGCACCTCGAGCGTTTCCGTCCCGGCACCGTCGTCACCGGTGAGGGCGGCACGGTGCACTTCCGGCGCAGCGGGCAGGACGTCGAGGCCGACGGTGCGACCCCACTGCTCGAGGCCGGCGAGGCCGCCGGGGTCCTGATGCCCTCCGGTTGTCGGATGGGCATCTGCTTCGGCTGTGTCGTGCCGCTGCGCGAGGGCGCCGTGCGGGACCTGCGCACCGGCGAGCTGACCGTCACGACCGCCGGTGACGAGCCCCCCATGGTGCAGACCTGCGTCAACGCCGCCGCGGCCACCTGCAGCTTCGACCTCTGA
- a CDS encoding PucR family transcriptional regulator: MVGTTRGTPAVGDPVLPPVVVEDLRAQLPEIAARTVEAITAEVPEYTGSLDAEMRATIARAVEDALATFLRLVARPEPVGGTSPLEAATEGAYRLGRGEARSGRTMDALLAAYRVGARSAWQQMSDTAVASGVPASDVAHFAALVFAYIDALSASSLAGHADELASTGRRREQYREQLARTLVSGASIETLRELAERAAWPPPETLTALLVPAARVHEVLGRLAPDTLNLPGDAIELRTDVPLHVLLVPDAARRRTQLLDVLASTSAVVGPARPWTRAADSLRLAVRARALLGPPAGAPLDSVDHLAALAVGADLDALADLRRRVLAPFADLPADTAERLVDTLRAWVLHQGRRSAVAADLHVHPQTVRYRMTQVRERLGDQLEDPTFVQDLVVALTVAPPTA; encoded by the coding sequence GTGGTTGGAACTACTCGCGGGACACCTGCCGTCGGTGACCCCGTCCTGCCGCCGGTGGTCGTCGAGGATCTTCGGGCGCAGCTGCCCGAGATCGCCGCGCGCACCGTCGAGGCGATCACCGCCGAGGTGCCCGAGTACACCGGCTCGCTGGACGCGGAGATGCGGGCCACGATCGCCCGGGCCGTCGAGGACGCCCTCGCGACGTTCCTGCGTCTGGTCGCCCGGCCCGAACCGGTGGGCGGCACCAGCCCGCTGGAGGCGGCCACCGAAGGGGCCTACCGGCTGGGTCGTGGCGAGGCGCGCTCGGGACGGACCATGGACGCGCTGCTGGCCGCCTACCGGGTCGGCGCCCGCTCGGCTTGGCAGCAGATGTCGGACACGGCCGTGGCCAGTGGCGTGCCGGCCAGCGACGTGGCCCACTTCGCCGCGCTGGTGTTCGCCTACATCGACGCCCTGTCCGCCTCGAGCCTGGCCGGCCACGCCGACGAACTCGCCTCCACCGGTCGTCGCCGTGAGCAGTACCGCGAACAGCTCGCCCGCACGCTGGTGTCGGGCGCCTCCATCGAGACGCTGCGCGAACTGGCGGAGCGGGCCGCCTGGCCGCCCCCGGAGACCCTGACCGCGCTGCTGGTCCCGGCGGCCCGGGTGCACGAGGTGCTGGGGCGGCTGGCCCCCGACACGCTGAACCTGCCGGGTGACGCGATCGAGCTGCGCACCGACGTGCCGCTGCACGTCCTGCTGGTCCCCGACGCGGCGCGACGGCGCACCCAGCTGCTCGACGTCTTGGCCTCGACCTCGGCGGTGGTGGGCCCGGCGCGGCCGTGGACGCGGGCGGCCGACTCCCTGCGGCTGGCGGTCCGGGCACGGGCGCTGCTCGGCCCGCCGGCCGGGGCGCCGCTCGACAGCGTCGACCACCTCGCCGCCCTCGCCGTCGGCGCCGATCTCGACGCGCTCGCGGACCTGCGTCGCCGCGTGCTGGCGCCGTTCGCCGACCTGCCGGCCGACACGGCCGAGCGTCTGGTCGACACGCTGCGCGCCTGGGTGCTGCACCAGGGCCGCCGCAGCGCGGTGGCCGCCGACCTGCACGTGCACCCGCAGACGGTCCGCTACCGCATGACGCAGGTCCGCGAACGCCTCGGCGACCAGCTCGAGGACCCCACGTTCGTGCAGGACCTCGTCGTGGCGCTCACGGTCGCCCCGCCCACCGCCTGA
- a CDS encoding DUF2237 family protein: MSTPGSERNVLGGRLEGCSLDPLTGWFRDGSCRTGPDDRGSHTICAVMSAEFLAHQRRIGNDLTTPRPQFRFPGLTPGDRWCVTAPNWLLAHRDGAAAPVVLAATNERVLDVVPLAVLRQHAVDVPDDPGMLGG; the protein is encoded by the coding sequence GTGAGCACACCCGGGAGCGAACGCAACGTCCTCGGTGGTCGGCTCGAGGGCTGCAGCCTCGACCCGCTGACCGGCTGGTTCCGCGACGGGTCCTGCCGCACGGGGCCCGACGACCGCGGCAGCCACACGATCTGCGCCGTGATGTCGGCCGAGTTCCTCGCCCACCAGCGCCGTATCGGCAACGACCTGACCACTCCGCGGCCGCAGTTCCGCTTCCCGGGCCTGACACCGGGGGACCGGTGGTGCGTGACCGCGCCCAACTGGCTGCTCGCCCACCGCGACGGCGCGGCCGCCCCGGTCGTGTTGGCCGCCACCAACGAACGGGTGCTCGACGTCGTGCCGCTGGCGGTGCTGCGCCAGCACGCCGTGGACGTCCCCGACGACCCTGGGATGCTCGGCGGCTGA
- a CDS encoding alpha/beta fold hydrolase, translated as MPTIAVNGTRLYYEDVGTGPETILFSHGLLWDRRLFEPQVAALRADYRCIAYDHRGQGRSAVPSEATIPTDLLAADAIALVEALGVGPVHVVGLSMGGFVGMRLAVWRPDLVRSLCLIETSADPEPRPNVPRYKALNLVVRLAGARAVSSRVLPIMFGRTFLDDPDRAAERDRWRGILESNAKSVTKSVNGVLQRPSFADQLAHIEAPTVVVVGDEDVATTPAKAQRMVDRIPGARLVRIPAAGHSSTIEQPEAVTAAIRSLLTEASDGAPSPEAAP; from the coding sequence GTGCCGACGATCGCGGTGAACGGGACCCGGCTGTACTACGAGGACGTCGGCACCGGGCCGGAGACGATCCTGTTCAGCCATGGACTGCTGTGGGACCGCCGCCTGTTCGAGCCGCAGGTCGCGGCCCTGCGCGCGGACTACCGGTGCATCGCCTACGACCACCGCGGCCAGGGCCGCAGCGCCGTGCCGAGCGAGGCCACCATCCCGACCGACCTGCTGGCCGCCGACGCCATCGCGCTCGTGGAAGCGTTGGGCGTCGGCCCGGTGCACGTGGTCGGGCTGTCGATGGGCGGCTTCGTCGGCATGCGTCTGGCCGTGTGGCGTCCCGACCTCGTGCGCTCGCTGTGCCTGATCGAGACCTCGGCCGACCCCGAGCCGCGCCCCAATGTCCCGCGCTACAAGGCACTCAACCTGGTGGTGCGCCTGGCCGGGGCCCGTGCGGTCTCGTCGCGGGTCCTGCCGATCATGTTCGGGCGGACGTTCCTGGACGATCCGGACCGGGCGGCCGAACGTGACCGCTGGCGGGGCATCCTCGAGAGCAACGCGAAGAGCGTCACGAAATCGGTCAACGGCGTGCTGCAACGGCCGAGCTTCGCCGATCAACTGGCCCACATCGAGGCACCGACGGTGGTCGTCGTCGGCGACGAGGACGTGGCGACCACCCCGGCCAAGGCGCAGCGGATGGTCGATCGGATCCCCGGTGCGCGGCTGGTCCGGATCCCCGCAGCCGGGCACAGCAGCACCATCGAGCAGCCCGAGGCGGTCACCGCCGCGATCCGTTCGCTGCTCACCGAGGCGTCCGACGGCGCGCCGTCACCGGAGGCGGCCCCGTGA
- a CDS encoding inorganic phosphate transporter has product MTWLLAVAVAFAFVNGVNDGGALLSVGLSVRGHRPLIGVVLAALFVALAPLLVGTAVAATLAGRLVSFDGADGQLALTLAVVASVTVTWLLAARGLPTSLTLAVVGAIAGAGVGAGLPVTWSTVAQVLVLAALAPLAGVLVARGLGRVVTAWPSPGPLDQRVRRWHRLGFLAQCLAYGANDGQKMLAVLAVAAGTASADGVPLVTWHLAVAAGAFLLGAVVGLPRVARTLGSGVVPSRPHQAVVTELSSASVVLATGALGSPVSMTQAISGGLVGSVLERGYRSVRWRAVGRLGTAWIITLPCAFAAAALATLLTLAVR; this is encoded by the coding sequence TTGACCTGGCTGTTGGCGGTGGCGGTCGCGTTCGCGTTCGTCAACGGGGTCAACGACGGCGGCGCGCTGCTGTCGGTCGGCTTGTCGGTCCGCGGGCATCGGCCGCTGATCGGGGTGGTCCTCGCCGCGCTGTTCGTCGCGCTGGCACCGCTGCTCGTCGGGACGGCGGTCGCGGCCACGCTCGCGGGGCGGCTGGTCTCCTTCGACGGGGCCGACGGGCAACTCGCGTTGACACTGGCGGTCGTCGCCTCCGTGACCGTGACCTGGTTGCTGGCCGCCCGGGGGCTGCCGACGAGCCTGACGCTGGCGGTGGTCGGCGCCATCGCCGGTGCCGGCGTGGGCGCCGGTCTGCCGGTCACCTGGAGCACCGTCGCGCAGGTGCTCGTGCTGGCGGCGCTCGCCCCGCTCGCCGGGGTGCTGGTGGCCCGCGGGCTCGGCCGCGTGGTCACCGCCTGGCCGTCGCCCGGACCGTTGGACCAGCGGGTGCGTCGATGGCACCGGTTGGGGTTCCTGGCCCAGTGCCTGGCCTACGGCGCCAACGACGGGCAGAAGATGCTGGCGGTACTGGCCGTCGCCGCCGGTACGGCTTCGGCCGACGGGGTCCCGCTGGTCACCTGGCACCTCGCCGTCGCGGCGGGGGCCTTCCTGCTCGGGGCGGTCGTCGGCCTGCCCCGCGTGGCGCGGACCTTGGGCAGCGGCGTCGTGCCCTCGCGCCCCCACCAGGCGGTGGTCACCGAGTTGTCCTCGGCGTCGGTGGTGCTGGCCACCGGGGCGTTGGGTTCGCCGGTGTCGATGACGCAGGCGATCTCCGGCGGTCTGGTCGGCAGTGTCCTCGAACGCGGCTACCGCAGCGTGCGGTGGCGTGCCGTCGGTCGCCTCGGCACGGCCTGGATCATCACCCTGCCGTGCGCGTTCGCCGCTGCGGCGCTCGCGACCCTGCTCACCCTGGCGGTCCGGTGA
- a CDS encoding DUF47 domain-containing protein has translation MQQRLRRFWRNLTGGSDEDLVACLLAQVTATTEAVELARAMATGEIAPTSGAERMDGVESEGDDARRELILELRRTLATPMDREDLNRLSRSIDDVLDNLRDLAREFDLYGFRDEPLLVEPVDNLAAGLASLRRAIEVLIERPQDAARHAAESKKNDVRRSYQRAMATLLTTDEAVDSLLLRRRELLRRLDITGLRLAEAADALIDGAVKRSH, from the coding sequence GTGCAGCAGCGTCTGCGACGATTCTGGCGCAACCTGACCGGCGGCAGCGACGAGGACCTCGTCGCCTGTCTGCTCGCACAGGTCACGGCGACCACCGAGGCGGTCGAGCTCGCCCGCGCGATGGCCACCGGCGAGATCGCCCCGACGTCGGGGGCCGAGCGCATGGATGGCGTCGAGAGCGAGGGCGACGACGCCCGGCGCGAACTGATCCTCGAACTGCGGCGCACGCTGGCCACGCCGATGGACCGCGAGGACCTCAACCGACTGTCCCGCTCGATCGACGACGTGCTCGACAACCTGCGCGACCTCGCCCGGGAGTTCGACCTGTACGGCTTCCGCGACGAGCCCCTGCTCGTCGAGCCCGTCGACAACCTCGCTGCCGGTCTGGCTTCCCTGCGCCGGGCCATCGAGGTGCTGATCGAGCGGCCACAGGACGCCGCCCGCCACGCTGCCGAGTCGAAGAAGAACGACGTCCGACGCAGCTACCAGCGGGCGATGGCCACCCTGCTGACGACCGACGAGGCCGTCGACAGCCTGCTGCTGCGCCGACGTGAACTGCTGCGCCGGCTCGACATCACCGGCCTGCGCCTGGCCGAGGCCGCCGATGCGCTCATCGACGGTGCCGTCAAGCGGAGTCACTGA